One segment of Saprospiraceae bacterium DNA contains the following:
- a CDS encoding four helix bundle protein has protein sequence MNYIPIEELEVHKLAMEIGEENWVVVDKWPEFPKKVVGAQCCEAGDSIAANISEAHGRYHYKDKKNFCFFARGSLLESKTWLKKSHNRKLVDDETHTRIHDKLKRCHYLLNQYIKSIGTSKRVFRKVCQTIPDVFFLRNTRRA, from the coding sequence ATGAATTACATTCCGATTGAAGAGTTAGAAGTACACAAACTTGCCATGGAAATTGGCGAGGAAAATTGGGTTGTTGTGGACAAATGGCCGGAATTTCCGAAAAAAGTCGTTGGAGCGCAATGCTGCGAGGCAGGAGATTCCATTGCTGCTAACATATCAGAAGCGCATGGCCGTTATCACTACAAAGACAAAAAGAATTTTTGTTTCTTCGCCAGAGGCTCCCTCCTCGAATCGAAAACTTGGCTCAAAAAATCGCACAATCGAAAACTTGTTGATGACGAAACCCATACCCGTATCCACGACAAGTTGAAAAGATGTCATTACCTGCTTAATCAGTATATTAAGTCAATCGGCACCTCCAAGAGAGTGTTCAGAAAAGTGTGTCAAACCATACCGGATGTTTTCTTTTTACGCAATACACGCCGCGCTTAA
- a CDS encoding ATP-binding cassette domain-containing protein: MEKNEPTRPKLTRESLREALKIFEYIRPYKWQFVFGLFLLFLGSSVFLVFPKVIGQMLDVAQGKVTTDLDLPTIGLWLVGILVFQGIVSYLRVMMFAQVSEKGTADIRVALYRRLISLPIVFFEKSRVGELVSRLTNDVEKLYNTFYFILAEFLRQIIILVGGIAVLWWMSHQLALVMLGTFPVIVIGAMFFGRWVRKLSKERQNKLAETNTILDETLQSIHAVKAFTNELFESQRYTRSNSSVVGVSMRYAKGRAVFAVFIITMLFGALFFVIGYGMHMVQTGQITAGDLIAFVTYTAIIGGSIASLGNFYTELVGAVGATERVREILKSPTEVEDRPRGNLHAGRLRGHVSFEEVHFSYPTRADVEVLKGVSLEIPAGQKVAIVGQSGAGKSTIMQLLLQFHFPASGELFVDGRRIYDYDLESYRSNFAIVPQEVILFGGTIRENILYGKPDATEAEIIAAARQANAWDFISKFPDKLDTVVGERGIKLSGGQRQRIAIARAILRNPSILLLDEATSSLDAESEKVVQEALNNLMEGRTSIIIAHRLATIRDVDCIYVLENGRIVEQGTHEELSAKENGAYSSLARLQFEMA; encoded by the coding sequence ATGGAGAAGAACGAACCCACCCGCCCCAAACTTACCCGTGAGAGCCTGCGCGAGGCGCTCAAGATTTTTGAGTACATCCGCCCCTACAAATGGCAATTTGTTTTCGGGCTATTTTTGCTGTTTCTCGGCAGCTCGGTCTTTCTGGTGTTTCCAAAAGTCATCGGCCAAATGCTGGATGTGGCGCAGGGCAAAGTCACTACCGACCTTGATTTGCCGACCATTGGCCTGTGGCTGGTGGGCATCCTTGTTTTTCAAGGCATCGTGTCCTATTTGCGCGTCATGATGTTTGCCCAAGTCAGCGAAAAAGGCACTGCCGACATTCGCGTGGCGCTCTACAGGCGGCTTATTTCCCTGCCCATTGTTTTTTTTGAAAAAAGCCGCGTCGGCGAGTTGGTGAGCCGCCTCACCAACGACGTGGAAAAACTCTACAACACTTTCTATTTTATCCTTGCCGAATTTTTGCGCCAAATCATCATTCTGGTCGGCGGCATAGCGGTGTTGTGGTGGATGTCGCACCAATTAGCATTGGTCATGCTCGGCACTTTTCCGGTCATCGTGATAGGAGCCATGTTCTTTGGGCGGTGGGTGCGCAAGCTCTCCAAAGAGCGCCAGAACAAACTGGCCGAGACCAACACTATCCTCGACGAGACCTTGCAGAGCATCCATGCGGTGAAGGCGTTCACAAACGAGCTGTTTGAAAGCCAGCGTTACACGCGCTCCAACTCATCGGTGGTGGGTGTGTCCATGCGCTATGCCAAAGGCCGGGCCGTGTTCGCCGTCTTCATCATCACCATGTTGTTCGGAGCACTTTTTTTCGTCATCGGCTATGGGATGCACATGGTGCAGACGGGGCAAATCACGGCAGGCGACTTGATTGCATTCGTGACTTACACGGCCATCATCGGGGGCAGCATCGCCAGCTTGGGCAATTTTTACACGGAGCTTGTGGGGGCAGTAGGCGCTACGGAGCGCGTCCGGGAAATCCTGAAATCGCCGACGGAAGTGGAAGACCGCCCGCGGGGCAACCTCCACGCTGGTCGCCTTCGCGGCCACGTCTCTTTTGAAGAGGTGCATTTTTCCTATCCGACCCGTGCGGATGTGGAGGTGCTAAAAGGGGTGAGTCTGGAAATTCCCGCAGGGCAAAAAGTCGCCATTGTGGGTCAGAGCGGCGCGGGCAAATCCACCATCATGCAGCTGCTGCTGCAATTTCATTTTCCGGCTTCAGGCGAACTTTTTGTGGATGGCAGACGCATTTACGACTACGACCTCGAATCGTATCGCTCCAATTTTGCCATCGTGCCACAAGAGGTCATCCTCTTTGGCGGCACTATTCGGGAAAACATACTCTATGGAAAGCCCGACGCGACGGAAGCGGAAATCATCGCCGCCGCTCGCCAAGCCAATGCTTGGGATTTCATCTCGAAGTTCCCTGACAAGTTGGACACTGTGGTTGGCGAGCGCGGCATCAAGCTCTCCGGCGGCCAGCGCCAGCGCATCGCCATCGCGCGTGCCATTTTGAGAAATCCGAGCATTCTCTTGCTCGACGAGGCGACTTCCTCACTCGATGCCGAATCTGAAAAAGTGGTTCAGGAGGCTTTGAACAACCTGATGGAAGGCCGCACGAGCATCATCATCGCGCATCGGCTGGCGACGATTCGGGACGTGGACTGCATCTATGTGTTGGAAAACGGCCGCATCGTGGAGCAGGGCACGCACGAGGAATTGTCGGCGAAAGAGAATGGGGCATATTCGAGTCTGGCCCGTTTGCAGTTTGAGATGGCATGA
- a CDS encoding aminotransferase class I/II-fold pyridoxal phosphate-dependent enzyme, producing the protein MQLDSLLAKEHPDNRTTAPHVLPIYATSSFAFEDINQGVEIFKNIESGHVYSRYANPTVDTVAAKIAALETHGLGLEASAVMTSSGMSAISTLLLGVLKSGDKILTQGNLYGGTTELLAAVFGQFGVETVLTDLRDLNRVEAILKNDSNDPNYRNIRLLYCETPANPTLACVNIGALADLAHRHSALCAIDNTFSTPLLQQPFAHGVDFIVHSTTKYLNGHGNSIAGIIVGRDKTLMRKNVWRAMKLAGTNCSPFEAWLTHNGLKTLALRMERHCSNALALAEFLEKHPAVERVNYPGLASHPDHTLAKRQMRSGFGGMLSFELKGGLEAGIRCMNRIQFCTLAPTLGDVDTLILHPASSSHVAVPKEIRLQNGITDGLVRVSVGIENVADIIGDLEQALS; encoded by the coding sequence ATGCAACTCGACTCCCTCCTCGCAAAAGAACACCCCGACAACCGCACGACTGCCCCCCATGTGCTGCCCATTTATGCCACGTCATCGTTCGCGTTTGAGGACATAAATCAAGGCGTCGAAATTTTCAAAAACATCGAAAGCGGCCACGTTTACAGCCGCTACGCTAACCCAACAGTGGACACGGTGGCCGCCAAAATCGCCGCGCTCGAAACGCACGGTCTCGGCCTCGAAGCCTCAGCGGTGATGACCTCAAGCGGCATGTCGGCCATCTCGACCTTGCTGCTCGGCGTGTTGAAATCTGGCGACAAAATCCTGACGCAGGGCAATCTGTATGGCGGCACCACAGAATTGCTCGCCGCAGTGTTCGGCCAATTCGGCGTGGAAACAGTACTCACCGATTTGCGCGATTTGAACCGTGTGGAGGCCATTTTAAAAAATGACTCTAACGACCCCAATTACCGCAATATCCGGCTGCTCTACTGCGAGACACCCGCCAACCCCACGCTCGCCTGCGTGAACATCGGCGCGCTGGCGGATTTAGCGCACCGACACAGCGCCTTGTGCGCCATTGACAACACCTTTTCTACCCCGCTTTTGCAACAACCCTTCGCGCACGGCGTGGATTTCATCGTTCACTCCACGACCAAATACCTCAATGGCCACGGCAACTCCATCGCAGGCATCATCGTAGGGCGCGACAAAACCCTGATGCGCAAAAACGTGTGGCGTGCCATGAAACTTGCAGGCACCAACTGCTCGCCCTTCGAGGCATGGCTCACGCACAACGGTCTGAAAACCCTCGCCTTGCGCATGGAGCGCCACTGCTCCAACGCGCTTGCGCTGGCCGAGTTTTTGGAAAAACACCCCGCCGTCGAGCGCGTCAACTACCCCGGCCTCGCCTCCCACCCCGACCACACATTGGCGAAACGCCAGATGCGCAGCGGCTTTGGCGGCATGCTCAGCTTTGAACTCAAAGGCGGCCTCGAAGCAGGCATCCGGTGCATGAATCGAATCCAGTTCTGTACGCTGGCCCCCACGCTCGGCGATGTGGACACGCTGATTTTGCACCCGGCATCGAGCTCGCATGTGGCCGTGCCAAAGGAAATTCGCCTGCAAAACGGCATCACCGACGGGCTGGTGCGGGTGTCAGTGGGCATTGAAAACGTGGCGGACATCATCGGGGATTTGGAGCAGGCCCTTTCCTGA
- a CDS encoding 2Fe-2S iron-sulfur cluster binding domain-containing protein: MIHVTVLDREETPHDLEAPTDMGLSLMELCKAYELPVEGTCGGMALCASCHVYVLSDHALPVPSDDELAMLDSAFFVKNNSRLGCQIKLKDDMDGLTVRLAPVGE, encoded by the coding sequence ATGATTCACGTCACCGTCCTCGACCGCGAAGAAACGCCCCACGACCTCGAAGCCCCCACCGACATGGGGCTGAGCCTAATGGAATTGTGCAAAGCCTACGAACTGCCCGTGGAAGGCACCTGTGGCGGCATGGCGCTCTGTGCATCCTGTCATGTTTACGTCCTCAGCGACCATGCCCTGCCCGTGCCCTCCGACGACGAATTGGCCATGCTCGATTCGGCTTTTTTCGTGAAAAACAACAGTCGCCTCGGCTGCCAAATCAAACTCAAGGACGACATGGACGGTCTCACCGTACGATTGGCGCCAGTAGGGGAGTAG
- a CDS encoding type II toxin-antitoxin system RelE/ParE family toxin, protein MYVFHLEKSERYADTLLDAIFDKVKPIEQFPLLGRMVPELNIPSIRELIVEKYRIIYFVSDAPEIRIIAIRHSARPLDLPFNS, encoded by the coding sequence GTGTATGTTTTCCATTTGGAGAAATCCGAGCGTTATGCCGACACGCTGTTGGACGCCATATTCGACAAGGTGAAACCCATTGAGCAATTTCCTTTGCTAGGCAGAATGGTGCCGGAATTGAATATCCCTTCCATTCGTGAATTGATAGTGGAAAAATACCGCATCATCTATTTTGTCTCCGATGCACCGGAAATCAGGATTATTGCCATTCGCCACAGCGCGCGGCCGCTTGATTTGCCCTTTAATTCGTAA
- a CDS encoding PD-(D/E)XK nuclease family protein codes for MFTCHFGIDFDGPVYAPPSPTRVGAFYAGPQKLLHWLENQLGLCGYPENTDYLRIELYRQALGQHLIALEQDSPANRHPFYEKSFAADRFATAATLLAWRDELLLASNGRFSLLASLDGLPPRLATLGAVEALFQEKLSAPEADVRAFGFADRFVQVLRTLKKRPVPLSKIWLHEPEHLQAPHIQWLLQILRSHKIEIETTHAICAADAKTNLGHLQRKMSGEEPVPPAEAEASSILILRARRDSDAAVALAQIAKHNPAFCPVFLVPEMNLLLERALVLEGFPAMGILSASLARPSLQVLKLAPAFLWEPVDVFKIMEFATLPVKPLDGGLALEIARVLAEKPGMMSDTWFAAVYGYLEQAEVPDRVREQYEFWFGRRRYSANGTAPKREAIVIYNYLHEWALDYFDETGSTNTSLLVLAEQARRIRDLLETLPEQRITFLELERIVRTIYEPSPVQFAPAELGRFEFVHSPGALATPVDTLVWWNCLYENTTPTPDKWQSEERNFCEQQGWLLGTPRRESQLNLLRQMRPVLQTAQRLILVVPQQADGAEAVPNLLLGDIEATFPHRQAFTFRLDDETDRNRLSQLWQMPERSLLAVRPAGRAHPQLRIERPDLLPESEYETPTNLESLFYYPHRWFFRQKMRLFPSSLLSVTGDTTLLGSLAHRFFEKLLKDDITALDRRAVQEWVDAEAETLLPREGATLLLYGREPERNAFLNRVKNAAWSLVSLLRSNGWSVAHTELDLEGFFGKMPVRGKADLVLQRADELAIVDLKWSGARRRRELIKNGEDLQLVLYAHLLPPAGQWPHTAYFILEEGKMIARNTMAFKEAIVAGNGNEDHAAACEAIFQKMEKTFAWRMEQLQLGTLELRTARTAQELEAIYEGQLFELLEMKTDDAPWDDYRVLLEMGL; via the coding sequence ATGTTTACTTGTCATTTCGGTATTGATTTCGATGGCCCGGTCTATGCCCCTCCCAGCCCGACGAGGGTGGGCGCGTTTTACGCTGGCCCGCAAAAACTGTTGCATTGGCTTGAAAATCAACTTGGTTTGTGTGGTTATCCCGAAAACACCGACTACCTCCGCATCGAATTATACCGACAGGCTTTGGGGCAGCACCTCATCGCGCTCGAGCAGGACTCGCCCGCCAACCGACATCCATTCTACGAAAAATCCTTCGCCGCCGACCGCTTTGCCACGGCTGCCACCTTGCTGGCTTGGCGCGACGAATTGTTGCTGGCCAGCAACGGGAGGTTTTCCCTTTTGGCATCTCTTGATGGGCTGCCCCCTCGATTGGCCACACTTGGCGCGGTCGAGGCATTATTTCAAGAAAAATTGTCTGCCCCCGAGGCAGATGTGCGAGCCTTTGGTTTCGCCGACCGCTTTGTGCAAGTGTTGCGAACTTTAAAAAAACGGCCAGTCCCGTTGTCAAAAATCTGGCTTCACGAACCGGAGCACCTGCAAGCACCACATATTCAATGGTTGTTGCAAATCCTTCGTTCGCACAAAATCGAAATAGAGACGACCCATGCCATTTGTGCGGCAGATGCCAAGACGAATCTAGGGCACTTGCAGCGAAAAATGAGCGGCGAGGAACCGGTGCCGCCCGCGGAGGCTGAGGCTTCCAGCATCCTCATTCTTCGCGCTCGCCGCGATAGCGACGCTGCGGTTGCTTTGGCGCAAATCGCCAAACACAACCCCGCATTTTGCCCAGTCTTCCTTGTGCCCGAGATGAACTTATTGCTGGAGCGGGCGCTGGTGCTCGAAGGTTTTCCGGCAATGGGGATTCTGTCGGCTTCCTTAGCTCGCCCCTCATTGCAAGTGCTCAAACTGGCTCCCGCTTTTCTGTGGGAACCAGTGGACGTGTTCAAAATCATGGAATTCGCCACCCTGCCCGTGAAGCCCCTCGATGGGGGGTTAGCATTGGAGATAGCGCGTGTGTTGGCTGAAAAGCCGGGAATGATGAGCGACACTTGGTTTGCGGCGGTGTATGGCTATTTGGAGCAAGCAGAGGTGCCTGATAGGGTGCGGGAGCAATATGAGTTTTGGTTTGGTCGTCGTCGTTATTCAGCCAACGGCACGGCCCCCAAACGCGAGGCGATTGTGATTTACAACTATTTGCACGAGTGGGCGCTTGATTATTTTGATGAAACGGGCAGCACCAACACTTCCCTGCTCGTGTTGGCCGAGCAAGCCCGACGCATCCGCGACTTGCTCGAAACCCTGCCCGAGCAACGCATCACTTTTCTCGAACTGGAGCGCATCGTCCGCACCATCTACGAGCCATCGCCCGTGCAGTTTGCGCCCGCAGAGTTGGGGCGATTCGAGTTCGTGCATAGCCCCGGCGCTTTGGCGACACCCGTGGACACCCTCGTTTGGTGGAATTGCCTGTACGAGAACACAACCCCTACCCCCGACAAATGGCAATCGGAAGAACGAAACTTCTGCGAGCAGCAAGGGTGGCTCCTTGGCACACCGCGGCGGGAAAGCCAACTGAACCTCCTGCGACAGATGCGTCCAGTGTTGCAAACGGCTCAAAGGCTCATCCTTGTGGTGCCACAACAGGCTGATGGCGCGGAGGCCGTGCCGAACCTGCTGCTGGGTGACATAGAGGCGACTTTCCCGCATCGACAAGCGTTCACTTTTCGCCTCGACGACGAAACCGACAGAAATCGCCTGAGCCAACTATGGCAAATGCCCGAACGGTCTTTGTTGGCTGTTCGCCCTGCTGGTCGGGCGCATCCCCAATTGCGCATCGAGCGCCCCGATTTGCTGCCGGAAAGCGAGTATGAGACACCGACCAACTTGGAGAGCCTTTTTTACTACCCACACCGCTGGTTTTTCAGGCAAAAAATGCGGCTTTTCCCTTCGAGCCTGCTCAGTGTGACGGGCGACACCACCTTGCTCGGCAGCCTGGCTCACCGTTTTTTTGAAAAATTATTGAAGGACGACATCACGGCACTCGACCGACGCGCCGTGCAGGAATGGGTGGACGCGGAAGCCGAGACCTTGTTGCCCCGCGAAGGAGCGACGCTCTTGCTTTATGGCCGCGAACCAGAGCGCAATGCCTTTTTGAATCGAGTGAAAAACGCCGCTTGGAGCCTCGTGTCGCTGCTTCGAAGCAATGGCTGGAGCGTGGCGCATACCGAACTTGACTTGGAAGGCTTTTTTGGAAAAATGCCCGTGCGCGGCAAGGCCGATTTGGTGCTTCAACGTGCGGACGAACTGGCCATCGTTGACCTGAAATGGAGCGGGGCCCGGCGGCGAAGGGAACTGATAAAAAATGGCGAAGATTTGCAACTTGTCCTTTACGCTCACCTTTTGCCTCCCGCCGGGCAATGGCCCCACACGGCTTATTTCATTTTGGAGGAGGGGAAAATGATAGCCCGCAACACAATGGCCTTCAAAGAAGCTATTGTCGCCGGAAACGGCAACGAGGACCACGCGGCAGCTTGCGAAGCCATTTTTCAAAAAATGGAAAAAACTTTCGCATGGCGCATGGAACAATTGCAACTTGGCACGCTGGAACTCCGCACTGCCCGCACGGCGCAAGAACTGGAAGCCATCTACGAGGGGCAACTTTTTGAACTGTTGGAAATGAAAACGGACGACGCGCCGTGGGACGATTACCGGGTGCTGCTCGAAATGGGGCTATAA
- a CDS encoding ABC-F family ATP-binding cassette domain-containing protein, which translates to MLSLSNIYIQYGNRILLDSVNFVLKPGERVGLVGRNGAGKSTLLKIIAGEMSPHEGNVVVPAHFTLGYLHQDMLLPKGKTVIDETMTAFAEILALENELRRIENELATRDDYESDAYHKLIEQMSDVTEHLHHMGSATTQADAEKVLAGLGFQHTDMTRLTDEFSGGWQMRIELAKMLLRQPDLLLLDEPTNHLDIESILWLENWLVNYPGMVIVISHDRRFLDNVTNRTAEISLGKIYDYKAPYSKYVELSAERREQMQNAYENQQRVIADKERTIARFMAKASKTSMAQSMQKQLDKMERIEIADMDTATMKIRFPEAPRSGEVVAKAEHLSKRYGHLKVLENVDFQILRGERVAFVGQNGQGKTTLAKILIGAEPATSGKATLGHNVSIGYYAQNQAETLDPKLTLLQTMEQHSPEEMRTKLRGILGAFLFSGEDVDKKVAALSGGERARLALACMLLRPFNFLLLDEPTNHLDMLSKDVLKQALLAYNGTLLVVSHDREFLSELTTRTIEFRDGHLKEYLGDVNYFLEKRRVDNMRDVEKRTTTHGTQLTDNGVQVLGSEEKKQLQRVVQKAEKRIGELEGEIGKWEQKMADPEFYNRPESSEAILKYNNLKVELQTVYGEWEQAVERLG; encoded by the coding sequence ATGCTCAGCCTCTCAAACATCTACATCCAATACGGCAACCGCATCCTGCTCGATTCGGTCAACTTCGTGCTCAAACCCGGCGAGCGCGTCGGCCTCGTGGGCCGCAACGGCGCGGGCAAATCCACCCTCCTCAAAATCATCGCCGGTGAAATGTCGCCCCACGAAGGCAACGTGGTGGTGCCGGCGCATTTCACGCTCGGCTACTTGCACCAAGACATGCTCTTGCCCAAAGGCAAAACCGTCATTGACGAGACCATGACCGCCTTTGCCGAAATACTGGCCTTGGAAAACGAGTTGCGACGCATCGAAAACGAACTCGCTACCCGCGACGACTACGAGTCCGATGCCTACCACAAGCTCATCGAGCAGATGAGCGACGTGACCGAACACCTCCACCACATGGGAAGCGCCACCACCCAAGCCGACGCGGAAAAAGTGCTCGCAGGTCTCGGCTTTCAACACACCGACATGACGCGCCTGACCGACGAGTTTAGCGGTGGCTGGCAAATGCGCATCGAACTCGCCAAAATGCTCCTGCGCCAGCCCGACCTGCTGTTGCTCGACGAGCCGACCAACCACCTCGACATCGAGAGCATCCTCTGGCTCGAAAACTGGCTCGTCAACTACCCCGGTATGGTCATCGTCATCAGTCACGACCGCCGCTTCCTCGACAACGTGACCAACCGAACAGCGGAAATCTCGCTCGGCAAAATCTATGACTACAAAGCCCCCTACTCCAAGTATGTGGAACTCAGCGCCGAGCGCCGCGAACAAATGCAAAACGCCTATGAAAACCAACAGCGCGTCATCGCCGACAAGGAGCGCACCATCGCCCGATTCATGGCCAAAGCCAGCAAGACCAGCATGGCGCAGAGTATGCAAAAGCAACTGGACAAGATGGAGCGCATCGAAATCGCCGACATGGACACGGCAACGATGAAAATCCGATTCCCCGAAGCGCCGCGCTCAGGGGAAGTGGTGGCAAAGGCCGAACATTTGAGCAAACGATACGGCCATTTGAAAGTGCTGGAAAACGTTGACTTTCAAATTTTAAGAGGCGAGCGCGTGGCCTTCGTTGGCCAAAACGGACAGGGCAAGACCACACTGGCCAAAATACTGATTGGCGCCGAACCCGCCACTTCCGGCAAGGCCACGCTGGGTCACAACGTCAGCATCGGATACTACGCCCAGAATCAGGCCGAGACACTCGACCCCAAACTCACGCTGCTCCAGACAATGGAGCAACACTCGCCGGAAGAAATGCGCACCAAACTCCGCGGCATTCTCGGCGCCTTCCTCTTCAGCGGTGAAGATGTGGACAAAAAAGTGGCGGCACTCAGCGGTGGCGAACGCGCCCGCCTCGCATTGGCCTGCATGCTCCTACGCCCATTCAATTTCCTCCTGCTCGACGAGCCGACCAACCACCTCGACATGCTCTCCAAAGACGTGCTCAAGCAGGCACTCTTGGCCTACAATGGCACCTTGCTCGTGGTGAGCCACGACCGCGAGTTCTTGTCCGAGCTGACCACGCGCACCATCGAGTTCCGCGATGGACATTTGAAAGAATACCTCGGCGACGTGAACTATTTCCTCGAAAAACGACGGGTGGACAATATGCGAGATGTGGAAAAACGAACAACAACACACGGCACGCAACTGACGGACAACGGCGTGCAGGTGCTTGGTTCGGAAGAGAAAAAACAATTGCAACGGGTGGTGCAAAAAGCCGAAAAACGCATCGGCGAACTAGAGGGCGAAATCGGAAAGTGGGAGCAAAAGATGGCCGACCCGGAATTCTACAATCGCCCCGAATCAAGCGAGGCCATTCTTAAATACAACAACCTAAAAGTGGAATTGCAAACCGTTTACGGAGAATGGGAGCAGGCGGTGGAAAGGTTGGGATAG
- a CDS encoding SH3 domain-containing protein encodes MKSLRFLFPALFLTLPTLAQSPFFPEEMVVTATSLNLRETPDKNGKKITSLSRGTVVQFVEAHDNGQWVQADANDPNSPYGPWLKIRHQGKTGYAFGIYLSGTIGLFREQEMVHDESPLPPFHWYGVYQRDSFADELRKIEVRVEKTYSEFYGDTIQVLKTNQKMESKFIVGSFQPMKTGYAGPLGVYEVQHFYLSGQLSPGNTTSIHAGYDDKNPNEAAEKPSYTLVATGCASMDANEFFSVRVSDYKLSLLDFTTTPARRQDLTPWVQIASEEAMPTVSLSWYGDLDMDGKPDAILNDCPYEMGCRESIFLSSKAKPGEYLKKVCERFWPMD; translated from the coding sequence ATGAAGTCGCTCCGCTTCCTGTTCCCGGCACTTTTCCTGACGCTGCCAACGCTCGCCCAATCCCCCTTTTTCCCCGAAGAAATGGTCGTCACCGCCACCTCGCTCAACCTGCGCGAGACACCCGACAAAAACGGCAAAAAAATCACCTCCCTGTCGCGCGGCACCGTCGTGCAATTCGTGGAAGCCCACGACAACGGCCAATGGGTGCAAGCCGATGCCAACGACCCCAACTCCCCCTACGGCCCTTGGCTCAAAATCCGCCATCAAGGCAAGACGGGCTACGCTTTTGGCATCTACTTAAGCGGCACCATCGGCCTTTTCCGCGAACAAGAAATGGTCCACGACGAAAGCCCCTTGCCCCCATTCCACTGGTACGGCGTGTATCAACGCGACTCTTTTGCCGATGAGCTACGGAAAATCGAGGTGCGGGTAGAGAAAACATACAGCGAATTTTACGGCGACACCATCCAAGTGCTGAAAACCAACCAAAAAATGGAAAGCAAATTCATCGTTGGCAGCTTTCAGCCCATGAAAACAGGATATGCAGGGCCACTCGGCGTATATGAGGTGCAACACTTTTACCTGTCCGGCCAACTGTCACCCGGCAACACCACATCCATTCACGCTGGCTATGACGACAAAAACCCAAACGAGGCCGCCGAAAAACCCAGCTATACGTTGGTGGCAACAGGCTGCGCCAGCATGGATGCCAACGAATTCTTCTCAGTGCGCGTCAGCGACTACAAACTCTCCCTACTTGACTTCACCACTACCCCAGCCCGCCGGCAGGACTTGACGCCTTGGGTGCAAATAGCCTCCGAGGAAGCCATGCCGACGGTCAGCCTTAGCTGGTATGGCGACCTCGACATGGACGGAAAGCCCGATGCCATCCTCAACGACTGCCCCTATGAGATGGGCTGCCGCGAATCCATTTTCCTATCCTCAAAAGCAAAACCCGGCGAGTACCTGAAAAAGGTGTGCGAACGGTTTTGGCCGATGGATTAG
- a CDS encoding gliding motility protein GldC produces MNMESNEIVKTSDITLRVGLNAEQVPVKIEWAASDRNNGQMEECKAMAVALFDKEHRDTLRIDLWTNEMQVIEMDRFVYQILRSLGQTYLKATQNKDLAEDLAKFAHYFGEQTEIIPKQS; encoded by the coding sequence ATAAACATGGAATCCAACGAAATAGTCAAAACGAGTGACATCACGCTACGAGTAGGGCTGAACGCCGAACAAGTGCCAGTCAAAATAGAATGGGCAGCAAGCGACCGAAACAACGGCCAAATGGAAGAATGCAAGGCAATGGCCGTTGCACTGTTCGACAAAGAGCACCGCGACACCCTGCGCATTGACTTATGGACGAATGAGATGCAGGTCATCGAGATGGACCGATTTGTCTATCAGATACTTCGTTCCTTGGGCCAGACCTACCTAAAGGCTACGCAAAACAAGGACTTGGCAGAGGACTTGGCCAAATTTGCGCACTATTTCGGCGAGCAAACCGAGATTATTCCCAAACAGTCTTGA